The proteins below come from a single Streptomyces sp. M92 genomic window:
- a CDS encoding NAD-binding protein, with protein sequence MVVCGDDGLAHRLAAELRGVYREQVTLVVPPSGSRVRQPVVGRARAASAALLDRVSAAVGRSGNGDPGAGDPNGAGRELEAAEPTDEVLAQAGVDRAAALALVYDDDETNIRAALAARRLNPRLRLVLRLYNRRLGRHIEELLDQSAALATGDSRDAGLDGAGTSTTVLSDADTAAPALAATALVGTSKVVETDGLLLRAVERQPPRPGEVADPGLCTLALLSATSNDPAGADGSEESGEQGPQLLPDATAVEAATGRGTVALEQVSYSGPPLPAARAGVPPFGELFSQRLRWSLAGLGACVVALAVALMVVTGDHPLHATYVTLLDLFAINEPAHNADSGRQVLQLLAGFVGLLLLPVLLAAVLEALGTFRSATALRKPPRGLGGHVVLLGLGKIGTRVLTRLREMDIPVVCVEADPEARGMATARRLRVPVVLGDVTQEGVLEAAKIHRAHSLLALTSVDTTNLEAVLYARSVRSRLRVVLRLYDDDFATAVYRTLRAAHPGALTRSRSVTHLSAPAFAGAMMGRQILGAIPVERRVLLFAAVRVAGHPQLEGRTVGEAFRAGAWRVLALEVSDHTSDGEAEQGSRLVWELPDTYVLRSGDRVVLAATRRGLAELLGRRGARRGTGM encoded by the coding sequence ATGGTCGTGTGCGGCGACGACGGGCTGGCACACCGTCTCGCCGCCGAACTGCGCGGCGTCTACCGCGAGCAGGTCACACTCGTCGTACCGCCCTCCGGGAGCCGGGTACGCCAACCCGTGGTCGGGCGGGCCCGCGCGGCCTCCGCGGCGCTGCTGGACAGGGTCAGCGCGGCCGTCGGCCGCTCGGGCAACGGCGACCCCGGGGCCGGCGACCCGAACGGCGCCGGCCGTGAACTGGAGGCCGCCGAGCCGACCGACGAGGTCCTCGCGCAGGCCGGCGTCGACCGGGCGGCGGCCCTGGCCCTCGTGTACGACGACGATGAGACCAACATCCGCGCCGCCCTGGCCGCCCGCCGGCTCAACCCCCGGCTGCGCCTGGTCCTGCGCCTGTACAACCGGCGGCTCGGCCGGCACATCGAGGAACTGCTCGACCAGAGCGCCGCGCTGGCCACCGGCGACTCGCGGGACGCCGGGCTGGACGGCGCCGGTACGTCCACGACCGTGCTGTCCGACGCGGACACGGCGGCGCCCGCGCTGGCGGCGACGGCGCTGGTCGGCACCAGCAAGGTCGTCGAGACGGACGGGCTGCTGCTGCGTGCGGTGGAACGGCAGCCGCCGCGGCCCGGCGAGGTCGCCGACCCCGGTCTGTGCACGCTGGCGCTGCTCTCCGCGACGAGCAACGACCCGGCCGGGGCGGACGGTTCGGAGGAGAGCGGCGAGCAGGGACCGCAACTGCTGCCCGACGCGACCGCGGTGGAGGCGGCCACCGGACGCGGCACGGTCGCCCTGGAGCAGGTGTCGTACTCCGGTCCGCCGCTGCCCGCCGCGCGGGCCGGTGTCCCGCCGTTCGGCGAGCTGTTCTCGCAGCGGCTGCGGTGGTCGCTGGCGGGCCTGGGGGCGTGTGTGGTCGCGCTCGCCGTGGCGCTGATGGTGGTCACCGGGGACCACCCGCTGCACGCGACGTACGTGACCCTTCTCGACCTGTTCGCCATCAACGAGCCCGCGCACAACGCCGACTCCGGACGGCAGGTGCTGCAACTCCTCGCCGGTTTCGTCGGGTTGCTGCTGCTGCCGGTGCTGCTCGCCGCCGTACTGGAGGCCCTGGGGACCTTCCGGAGCGCGACGGCGCTGCGCAAGCCGCCGCGCGGGCTCGGCGGGCACGTCGTCCTGCTCGGTCTCGGCAAGATCGGCACCCGCGTGCTGACCCGGCTGCGGGAGATGGACATCCCCGTGGTGTGCGTCGAGGCCGACCCCGAGGCGCGCGGCATGGCGACGGCGCGGCGGCTGCGGGTGCCGGTGGTGCTCGGGGACGTCACGCAGGAGGGCGTCCTGGAGGCCGCCAAGATCCACCGGGCGCACTCGCTGCTCGCGCTGACCAGTGTCGACACCACGAACCTGGAGGCGGTGCTGTACGCCCGCTCCGTGCGATCCCGGCTGCGGGTCGTGCTGCGGCTGTACGACGACGACTTCGCGACCGCCGTGTACCGCACGCTGCGCGCGGCGCACCCGGGGGCGCTGACCCGCAGCCGCAGCGTGACACACCTGTCCGCGCCGGCGTTCGCGGGGGCGATGATGGGCCGCCAGATCCTGGGTGCGATCCCCGTCGAGCGGCGGGTGCTGCTGTTCGCGGCGGTACGGGTGGCGGGGCACCCGCAGCTGGAGGGGCGGACGGTCGGCGAGGCGTTCCGGGCGGGAGCGTGGCGGGTGCTGGCGCTGGAGGTCTCCGACCACACCTCCGACGGTGAGGCGGAGCAGGGGTCCAGGCTGGTGTGGGAGCTGCCCGACACCTATGTCCTGCGCAGCGGGGACCGGGTGGTGCTGGCGGCGACCCGGCGGGGGCTGGCGGAGTTGCTGGGGCGGCGGGGGGCGCGGCGGGGGACGGGGATGTAG
- a CDS encoding PucR family transcriptional regulator has translation MTDQQTDQRTEQRTDRQEAYLDGYAAILAGAAGTGRRLTRDELEERRLLGEQAAEAGHSLRSLVRLHLDATRTSWPGTVTASGTGTADSVLAAVTQAVDAFAEGYERAQRLAVRQEEAARREFIDDLLYGRSDLGRLAERAERFGLVLSRAHAVAVAEGPEAYDDTAPVTRFVETALISRFGDRRILITTKNGQLICIAPGDQDDVLTFFAKQAYAATDGSRVAIGRPQTGAGGVVHSYEEALSTLELAERLELDEPVLHAADLLVYPVLTRDRQAMADLVVSVLGPLRGARGGAEPLLRTLEAYFDAGCTAAEAARRLTLSVRALTYRLDRIHQLTGANPADPVHRYTLQTAVIGARLLGWPAQEI, from the coding sequence GTGACGGACCAGCAGACGGACCAGCGGACGGAGCAGCGGACGGACCGGCAGGAGGCGTACCTGGACGGGTACGCCGCGATACTCGCCGGGGCCGCCGGCACCGGGCGCCGGCTGACCCGCGACGAACTGGAGGAACGGCGCCTCCTCGGGGAACAGGCCGCGGAGGCCGGCCACAGCCTGCGCAGCCTCGTACGGCTGCACCTGGACGCCACCCGCACCTCCTGGCCCGGCACCGTGACCGCCTCCGGCACCGGCACCGCCGACAGCGTCCTCGCCGCCGTCACCCAGGCCGTCGACGCGTTCGCGGAGGGCTACGAGCGCGCACAGCGCCTCGCCGTGCGGCAGGAGGAGGCCGCGCGACGGGAGTTCATCGACGACCTGCTCTACGGGCGCAGCGACCTCGGCCGGCTCGCCGAACGGGCCGAGCGCTTCGGGCTCGTCCTCTCCCGCGCCCACGCCGTCGCGGTGGCCGAGGGACCCGAGGCGTACGACGACACCGCCCCGGTCACCCGGTTCGTGGAGACCGCGCTCATCTCCCGCTTCGGCGACCGCCGCATCCTGATCACCACCAAGAACGGTCAGCTCATCTGCATCGCCCCCGGCGACCAGGACGACGTCCTCACCTTCTTCGCCAAGCAGGCGTACGCCGCCACCGACGGCAGCCGGGTCGCCATCGGGCGCCCGCAGACCGGCGCGGGTGGTGTCGTGCACAGCTACGAGGAGGCCCTGAGCACCCTCGAACTCGCCGAGCGGCTGGAGCTGGACGAGCCCGTGCTGCACGCCGCCGACCTGCTCGTCTACCCGGTACTCACCCGCGACCGGCAGGCGATGGCCGACCTCGTGGTGAGCGTGCTGGGTCCGCTGCGCGGCGCCCGCGGCGGGGCCGAGCCGCTGCTGCGGACCCTGGAGGCGTACTTCGACGCCGGCTGCACCGCGGCCGAGGCCGCCCGGCGCCTGACGCTCAGCGTGCGCGCGCTCACCTACCGACTGGACCGCATCCACCAGCTGACCGGGGCCAATCCCGCCGATCCGGTGCACCGCTACACCCTGCAGACCGCGGTCATCGGCGCCCGGCTGCTGGGCTGGCCCGCCCAGGAGATCTGA
- a CDS encoding zinc-ribbon domain-containing protein: MIIFGTKGYLYQLAVLTLVCGRCGNPSAHTLRKRVNKFTLFFVPLFPFSTKYLTQCTFCGAEQQVGKEQADRLQRQAVSGGPGSSGGQPYGQSPQHPYQRP, encoded by the coding sequence GTGATCATCTTCGGCACCAAGGGATACCTCTACCAGCTCGCGGTACTGACGCTGGTGTGCGGCCGGTGCGGCAATCCCTCCGCGCACACGCTCAGGAAGCGCGTCAACAAGTTCACGCTGTTCTTCGTGCCGCTGTTCCCGTTCTCCACGAAGTACCTGACCCAGTGCACCTTCTGCGGCGCGGAGCAGCAGGTCGGCAAGGAACAGGCGGACCGGTTGCAGAGGCAGGCCGTGAGCGGCGGTCCGGGAAGCTCCGGCGGGCAGCCGTACGGGCAGTCGCCGCAGCACCCCTACCAGCGGCCCTGA
- a CDS encoding helix-turn-helix domain-containing protein, with product MPIVVDIDVMLAKRKMSVGELAERVGITPANLAVLKNGRAKAVRFTTLAALCVVLECQPGDLLRHEAGDEYGNGEGEYAGT from the coding sequence ATGCCGATCGTCGTGGACATCGACGTGATGCTGGCCAAGCGCAAGATGTCCGTGGGCGAGCTCGCGGAGCGCGTCGGCATCACCCCCGCCAACCTGGCGGTGCTCAAGAACGGCCGCGCCAAGGCGGTCCGCTTCACGACGCTCGCCGCGCTCTGCGTCGTACTCGAGTGCCAGCCCGGTGACCTGCTGCGCCACGAGGCCGGGGACGAGTACGGAAACGGCGAGGGCGAGTACGCCGGGACGTGA
- a CDS encoding DUF2975 domain-containing protein — MGQLMTLALRGVLVVLLAGAAFVQGVLIWLLTAGTGDPDAALAAVRTPVFLIVVLGAAAAEVVLVCVWRLVTMVRRGTVFSLGAFRYVHIVIGAFVAAALLVFTLAVLLAPGEAVAPGIVLMLGGVVVAILGVALVVLVLRMLLAQAVARDIEAARMRAELAEVI, encoded by the coding sequence ATGGGGCAACTGATGACGCTCGCGCTGCGCGGTGTGCTGGTGGTGCTGCTCGCCGGGGCGGCGTTCGTCCAGGGAGTACTGATCTGGCTGCTGACGGCCGGCACCGGTGATCCCGACGCCGCCCTGGCGGCCGTGCGCACGCCGGTCTTCCTGATCGTCGTCCTGGGGGCCGCGGCGGCCGAGGTGGTGCTGGTCTGCGTGTGGCGGCTGGTGACGATGGTGCGGCGGGGCACCGTGTTCTCGCTCGGGGCCTTCCGGTACGTGCACATCGTGATCGGCGCCTTCGTCGCGGCCGCACTCCTGGTGTTCACCCTCGCGGTCCTGCTCGCGCCGGGCGAGGCCGTCGCGCCGGGCATCGTCCTCATGCTGGGCGGCGTCGTCGTGGCGATCCTGGGCGTCGCGCTGGTCGTGCTGGTCCTGCGGATGCTGCTCGCCCAGGCCGTCGCCCGCGACATCGAGGCGGCGCGGATGCGGGCCGAGCTGGCAGAGGTGATCTGA
- a CDS encoding amidinotransferase, with amino-acid sequence MAVAQEPGVGVTEAAEPAVSPVGSHNEWDPLEEVVVGRLEGATIPSDHPVVTCNVPPWAARLQGLAAGFRYPRVLIERAQQELDGFVTLLESLGVTVTRPEAVDHRQRFSTPDWSSRGFCNTCPRDCLLVIGDEIIETPMAWPCRYFETHSYRPLLKDYFRRGARWTAAPKPQLTDELFDPDFRIPKPGEPMRYVLTEFEPVFDAADFVRAGRDLFVTRSNVTNRMGVEWLRRHLGPGYRIHEIESRCRTPMHIDTTFMPLAPGKVLINPEYVDPDRLPDALASWDVLTAPEPDPIPDRMLKVTSMCGKWLSMNVLVIDGERVVADRHHTGMLRALERWGFEPVPCDLLHYAPFGGSFHCATLDVRRRGTLESYVD; translated from the coding sequence ATGGCGGTGGCGCAGGAACCCGGTGTCGGTGTCACGGAGGCGGCGGAACCCGCCGTCTCGCCCGTCGGGTCACACAACGAGTGGGACCCCCTGGAGGAAGTCGTCGTCGGACGGCTGGAGGGCGCGACGATCCCCTCCGACCACCCGGTCGTGACCTGCAACGTCCCCCCGTGGGCGGCCCGGCTGCAGGGACTGGCCGCCGGATTCCGCTACCCGCGCGTCCTGATCGAGCGGGCGCAGCAGGAACTCGACGGGTTCGTCACCCTCCTGGAGTCCCTCGGCGTCACGGTCACCCGCCCCGAGGCGGTCGACCACCGGCAGCGCTTCAGCACCCCGGACTGGTCGTCCCGCGGCTTCTGCAACACCTGCCCGCGCGACTGCCTCCTGGTGATCGGCGACGAGATCATCGAGACCCCGATGGCCTGGCCGTGCCGCTACTTCGAGACCCACTCCTACCGTCCGCTGCTCAAGGACTACTTCCGCCGCGGCGCACGCTGGACCGCCGCCCCCAAGCCCCAGCTCACCGACGAGCTCTTCGACCCGGACTTCCGCATCCCGAAGCCGGGCGAGCCGATGCGGTACGTCCTCACCGAGTTCGAGCCGGTCTTCGACGCGGCGGACTTCGTCCGCGCCGGACGCGACCTCTTCGTCACCCGCAGCAACGTCACCAACCGCATGGGCGTCGAGTGGCTGCGCCGCCACCTCGGCCCCGGCTACCGCATCCACGAGATCGAGAGCCGCTGCCGCACGCCCATGCACATCGACACGACGTTCATGCCGCTGGCGCCCGGCAAGGTGCTGATCAACCCGGAGTACGTCGACCCCGACCGCCTGCCCGACGCCCTCGCCTCCTGGGACGTCCTGACCGCGCCCGAGCCCGACCCGATCCCCGACCGCATGCTCAAGGTCACCTCGATGTGCGGGAAGTGGCTCAGCATGAACGTCCTCGTGATCGACGGCGAGCGGGTCGTCGCCGACCGGCACCACACCGGCATGCTGCGCGCCCTGGAACGCTGGGGCTTCGAGCCCGTCCCCTGCGACCTCCTGCACTACGCGCCCTTCGGCGGCTCCTTCCACTGCGCGACCCTCGACGTACGGCGCCGCGGCACGCTGGAGTCCTACGTCGACTGA
- a CDS encoding SPFH domain-containing protein, with amino-acid sequence MDYTLGIGVLVCLVLAAAVLFVVARLFRKVEQGKALIVSKMRKVDVTFTGQVVLPVLHKAEVMDISVKTIEITRAGKEGLICRDNIRADIRISFFVKVNKTVEDVIKVAQAVGTTRASDRDTLQELFHAKFSEALKTVGKQMDFTDLYTKREELRFRIIEVIGVDLSGYHLEDAAIDYLEQTPLTQLDPANVLDAQGIRKITELTAVEHVRTNEAQRTEEKEITRQNVDAREAILELERRQVDAESKQKREIETVRAREEAETARVVEEERLRAQSAFLKTEEQLGIQRENQGREVAVAQKNRERVIAVESERIEKDRLLEVIARERETQLTRIAAEKEVEAEKREIADVIRERVAVDRTVAEQEEAIKKLRAVEEAERQRQAVVIAAEAEAQERLVKDIKAAEAAEQAATHRAAEELTLAEARLKSADLDARAKLRLAEGIQAESAAPGLAEIQVRDKEAEVIEKAGRAEAEATEARLRAEAEGAKAKALAEAAAVGEKLKAEAAGLTEKAAAMAALDEASRGHEEYRLRLEAEKDIRLAGLDVQRQVAEAQATVLATGLENADIDIVGGESVFFDRLVGAIGLGKGVDGFMQHSETAQTLAQPWLDGTSSFTDDLARVLGSVSTADVQNLTVSTLLMKLMKSGGADAAALEQLLGKAGELGLADTRLTAAVNGSAKG; translated from the coding sequence ATGGATTACACCCTGGGCATCGGCGTGCTCGTTTGCCTCGTGCTCGCCGCCGCCGTGCTGTTCGTCGTGGCCCGGCTCTTCCGCAAGGTGGAGCAGGGCAAGGCGCTGATCGTCTCCAAGATGCGCAAGGTCGACGTGACCTTCACCGGGCAGGTCGTGCTGCCGGTGCTGCACAAGGCCGAGGTGATGGACATCTCGGTGAAGACGATCGAGATCACCCGGGCCGGCAAGGAAGGGCTGATCTGCCGGGACAACATCCGTGCGGACATCCGCATCTCGTTCTTCGTCAAGGTGAACAAGACCGTCGAGGACGTCATCAAGGTCGCCCAGGCCGTCGGCACCACACGGGCCAGTGACCGCGACACGCTCCAGGAGCTGTTCCACGCGAAGTTCTCCGAGGCGCTGAAGACCGTCGGCAAGCAGATGGACTTCACCGACCTCTACACCAAGCGCGAGGAGCTGCGGTTCCGGATCATCGAGGTCATCGGCGTCGACCTCAGCGGGTACCACCTGGAGGACGCGGCGATCGACTACCTGGAGCAGACGCCGCTCACCCAGCTCGACCCGGCCAACGTCCTGGACGCGCAGGGCATCCGGAAGATCACCGAGCTGACGGCCGTGGAGCACGTGCGCACCAACGAGGCCCAGCGCACCGAGGAGAAGGAGATCACCCGGCAGAACGTCGACGCCCGGGAGGCCATCCTGGAGCTGGAGCGCCGGCAGGTCGACGCCGAGAGCAAGCAGAAGCGGGAGATCGAGACCGTCCGGGCGCGGGAAGAGGCCGAGACGGCGCGGGTGGTGGAGGAGGAGCGGCTGCGGGCGCAGTCGGCCTTCCTCAAGACCGAGGAGCAGCTCGGCATCCAGCGCGAGAACCAGGGCCGCGAGGTCGCGGTCGCGCAGAAGAACCGCGAGCGGGTCATCGCCGTCGAGAGCGAGCGCATCGAGAAGGACCGCCTCCTGGAGGTCATCGCCCGCGAGCGGGAGACACAGCTCACCCGGATCGCCGCCGAGAAGGAGGTCGAGGCGGAGAAGCGGGAGATCGCCGACGTCATCCGGGAGCGGGTGGCGGTGGACCGCACGGTCGCCGAGCAGGAGGAGGCCATCAAGAAGCTGCGTGCCGTGGAGGAGGCGGAGCGGCAGCGGCAGGCCGTCGTCATCGCCGCCGAGGCCGAGGCGCAGGAGCGGCTGGTCAAGGACATCAAGGCCGCCGAGGCCGCCGAACAGGCCGCCACGCACCGTGCCGCCGAGGAACTCACCCTCGCCGAGGCCCGCCTCAAGAGCGCCGACCTCGACGCGCGGGCCAAGCTGCGGCTCGCCGAGGGCATCCAGGCGGAGAGCGCGGCCCCGGGGCTGGCCGAGATCCAGGTCCGCGACAAGGAGGCCGAGGTCATCGAGAAGGCCGGCCGTGCCGAGGCCGAGGCCACCGAGGCCCGGCTGCGGGCCGAGGCCGAGGGCGCCAAGGCGAAGGCCCTGGCGGAGGCCGCCGCCGTCGGCGAGAAGCTGAAGGCCGAGGCGGCCGGTCTCACCGAGAAGGCGGCGGCGATGGCCGCGCTGGACGAGGCATCCCGCGGCCACGAGGAGTACCGGCTGCGGCTGGAGGCCGAGAAGGACATCCGGCTGGCCGGGCTGGACGTCCAGCGGCAGGTGGCCGAGGCGCAGGCGACGGTCCTGGCGACCGGGCTGGAGAACGCCGACATCGACATCGTCGGCGGCGAGTCGGTCTTCTTCGACCGGCTGGTCGGGGCGATCGGCCTCGGCAAGGGCGTCGACGGCTTCATGCAGCACTCCGAGACCGCCCAGACGCTGGCGCAGCCCTGGCTGGACGGGACGTCGAGCTTCACCGACGACCTCGCCCGCGTCCTCGGCTCGGTCTCCACGGCCGACGTGCAGAACCTGACCGTGTCCACCCTGCTGATGAAGCTCATGAAGTCGGGCGGCGCCGACGCCGCGGCCCTGGAGCAGCTGCTCGGCAAGGCCGGTGAGCTGGGCCTGGCCGACACCCGGCTGACGGCCGCCGTGAACGGCAGTGCCAAGGGCTGA